A stretch of Burkholderia sp. HI2500 DNA encodes these proteins:
- the xylA gene encoding xylose isomerase, whose translation MSYFEHIPAIRYEGPQSDNPLAYHHYDPERRVLGKTLAEHLRIAVCYWHTFVWPGHDIFGQAAFQRPWQQPGDALERARMKADAAFEFFTKLGTPFYTFHDTDVAPEGDSLREYAANFARMVDYLGERQQASGVRLLWGTANLFSHPRFAAGAATNPNPDVFAWAATQVCHALDATHRLGGENYVLWGGREGYETLLNTDLKRERDQFARFLSMVVEHKHRIGFKGALLIEPKPQEPTKHQYDYDVATVHGFLVQYGLQNEIRVNIEANHATLAGHSFHHEIANAFALGVFGSVDANRGDPQNGWDTDQFPNSVEELTLAFYEILRHGGFTTGGMNFDAKVRRQSIDPEDLFYGHVGAIDVLALALERAAVLVENDRLDALRRQRYAQWDDAFGRKILSGDYTLASLAAEALARGVNPQHASGAQERCENIVNQAIYGLR comes from the coding sequence ATGTCGTATTTCGAACACATTCCCGCGATTCGCTACGAAGGCCCGCAGTCGGACAATCCGCTCGCGTACCACCATTACGACCCCGAGCGGCGCGTGCTGGGCAAGACGCTCGCCGAGCATCTGCGGATCGCGGTGTGCTACTGGCACACTTTCGTGTGGCCGGGGCACGACATCTTCGGGCAGGCCGCATTCCAGCGGCCGTGGCAGCAGCCGGGCGACGCGCTCGAACGGGCGCGGATGAAGGCCGATGCCGCATTCGAATTCTTCACCAAGCTCGGCACGCCTTTCTATACGTTCCATGACACCGACGTCGCCCCGGAAGGCGACAGCCTGCGGGAATATGCGGCGAATTTCGCGCGGATGGTCGACTATCTCGGCGAGCGTCAGCAGGCGAGCGGCGTGCGGCTCCTGTGGGGCACCGCGAACCTGTTCTCGCACCCGCGCTTCGCGGCCGGCGCCGCGACGAACCCGAACCCCGACGTATTCGCGTGGGCCGCGACCCAGGTGTGCCATGCACTCGATGCGACGCACCGGCTCGGCGGCGAGAACTATGTGCTGTGGGGCGGGCGGGAAGGGTACGAGACGCTGCTCAATACGGACCTGAAGCGTGAACGCGACCAGTTTGCCCGCTTCCTGTCGATGGTCGTCGAGCACAAGCACCGGATCGGCTTCAAGGGCGCGCTGCTGATCGAGCCGAAACCGCAGGAGCCGACCAAGCACCAGTACGACTACGACGTCGCGACGGTGCACGGCTTTCTCGTGCAGTACGGATTGCAGAACGAGATTCGCGTGAACATCGAGGCGAACCACGCGACGCTCGCCGGCCACTCGTTCCATCACGAGATCGCGAATGCGTTCGCGCTCGGCGTGTTCGGCAGCGTCGACGCGAACCGCGGCGATCCGCAGAACGGCTGGGACACCGACCAGTTCCCGAACAGCGTCGAAGAGCTGACGCTCGCGTTCTACGAAATCCTGCGTCACGGCGGCTTCACGACCGGCGGGATGAACTTCGACGCGAAGGTGCGCCGCCAGAGCATCGATCCGGAAGATCTGTTCTACGGCCACGTCGGCGCGATCGACGTGCTCGCGCTCGCGCTCGAACGCGCGGCGGTGCTGGTCGAGAACGACCGGCTCGACGCGCTGCGCCGGCAACGCTATGCGCAGTGGGACGACGCATTCGGCCGCAAGATCCTGTCGGGCGACTATACGCTGGCGTCGCTCGCGGCCGAGGCGCTCGCGCGCGGGGTGAACCCGCAGCACGCGAGTGGCGCGCAGGAGCGGTGCGAGAACATCGTGAACCAGGCGATCTACGGGCTGCGCTGA
- the xylB gene encoding xylulokinase: protein MYIGLDLGTSGLKAVLLDRDGAVRASASRPLTVSRPQPRWSEQAPRDWWDAACGVLAALVSDARTAGIDPRDIDALGLTGQMHGATLLDAHGDVLRPAILWNDGRADAECAELERLAPTLRAVAGNIAMPGFTAPKLLWVRRHEPDVFARIAHVLLPKDYLRYRLTGAFATDPSDAAGTLWLDVAKRDYDDTLLAACGLSRAQMPAVLEGNRITGTLLPAVARALGLREIPVVAGGGDNAAGAVGVGIVRPGDALLSLGTSGVYFAVSDGFRANPESAVHSFCHALPDTWHLMSVMLNAAGCLDFTAQLAGYDGVAALLDDAETHARASRPWFLPYLSGERTPHNDVNAKGVFYGLTPDTQRADLANATLEGVGFALLDGIDALHAARLAPDSITVIGGGSRSAYWTQMLADLSGRALTLRAGGEVGPALGAARLAHLALEPDAPLDDVCPQPPIIAVREPDMARHAWYRDARRPTFRALYRALAPVFATGV from the coding sequence ATGTACATCGGACTCGATCTCGGCACGTCGGGCTTAAAGGCGGTGCTGCTCGACCGCGACGGTGCGGTGCGCGCGAGCGCGAGCCGCCCGCTCACGGTGAGCCGGCCGCAGCCGCGCTGGTCCGAGCAGGCCCCGCGCGACTGGTGGGATGCCGCCTGTGGCGTGCTGGCCGCACTCGTCTCGGATGCGCGCACGGCGGGTATCGATCCGCGCGACATCGACGCACTCGGACTGACCGGCCAGATGCATGGCGCGACGCTGCTCGATGCGCACGGTGACGTGTTGCGCCCCGCGATCCTGTGGAACGACGGTCGGGCGGATGCGGAGTGCGCGGAACTGGAACGACTCGCGCCCACGCTGCGCGCCGTGGCCGGCAACATCGCGATGCCGGGTTTCACCGCGCCGAAGCTGCTGTGGGTACGTCGTCACGAACCCGACGTATTCGCGCGCATCGCCCACGTGCTGCTGCCGAAGGACTACCTGCGCTACCGGCTGACCGGCGCATTCGCGACCGATCCGTCGGATGCCGCCGGCACGCTGTGGCTCGACGTCGCGAAGCGCGACTACGACGACACGCTGCTGGCCGCCTGCGGGCTGTCGCGCGCGCAGATGCCGGCCGTGTTAGAAGGCAACCGCATCACCGGCACCCTGTTGCCGGCCGTCGCGCGCGCGCTCGGGCTGCGCGAGATCCCGGTGGTGGCGGGCGGCGGCGACAACGCGGCCGGCGCGGTGGGCGTCGGCATCGTGCGGCCCGGCGATGCGCTGCTGTCGCTCGGCACGTCGGGCGTCTATTTCGCGGTGTCGGACGGGTTCCGCGCGAATCCCGAATCGGCCGTGCACAGCTTCTGTCACGCGCTGCCGGACACGTGGCACCTGATGTCCGTGATGCTGAACGCGGCCGGCTGTCTCGACTTCACCGCGCAACTGGCCGGTTACGACGGCGTCGCGGCGCTGCTCGACGACGCCGAGACGCATGCGCGCGCGAGCCGCCCGTGGTTTTTGCCTTACCTGAGCGGCGAGCGTACGCCGCACAACGACGTGAATGCGAAGGGCGTCTTCTACGGGCTCACGCCCGACACGCAGCGTGCGGATCTCGCGAACGCGACGCTCGAAGGCGTCGGCTTCGCGCTGCTCGACGGCATCGACGCGCTGCATGCCGCCAGGCTCGCGCCCGACAGCATCACGGTGATCGGCGGCGGCTCGCGCAGCGCGTACTGGACGCAGATGCTCGCCGATTTGAGCGGCCGTGCGCTGACCTTGCGCGCGGGCGGCGAGGTGGGGCCGGCATTGGGCGCCGCGCGCCTCGCGCATCTCGCGCTCGAACCGGATGCGCCGCTCGACGACGTGTGCCCGCAGCCGCCGATCATCGCGGTACGCGAGCCGGACATGGCGCGCCACGCGTGGTATCGCGACGCGCGGCGGCCGACGTTTCGCGCGCTTTACCGTGCGCTCGCACCGGTGTTTGCCACGGGCGTTTGA
- the xylF gene encoding D-xylose ABC transporter substrate-binding protein yields the protein MQSVTRRTVLSSLAGAAALAILALGAPLAHASKDKPEIGFCIDDLRVERWSRDRDYFVAAATKLGAKVSVQSADASEARQISQIENLISRGVDVIVIVPFNSKTLGNVVAEARKAGIKVVSYDRLILDADVDAYISFDNEKVGELQAQGVYDAKPKGNYFLLGGAPTDNNAKMLREGQLKVLKPAIDRGDIKVVGQQWVPEWSASTALRITEDALTANNNRIDAIVASNDGTAGGAIQALAAQHLAGKVPVSGQDADLAAVKRVIAGTQTMTVYKPLKLIASEAAKLAVDLAKGAKPAFNAQYDNGRKKVDTVLLQPTLLTKRNVDVVVKDGFYTQAQLASQ from the coding sequence ATGCAATCCGTGACGCGTCGTACCGTATTGAGTTCGCTTGCCGGCGCCGCTGCGCTGGCGATCCTCGCGCTGGGCGCACCGCTCGCGCATGCGAGCAAGGACAAACCTGAAATCGGCTTCTGCATCGACGACCTGCGCGTCGAGCGCTGGTCGCGCGATCGCGACTATTTCGTCGCGGCCGCGACGAAGCTCGGCGCGAAGGTGTCGGTGCAGTCGGCCGACGCGAGCGAGGCGCGGCAGATTTCTCAGATCGAGAACCTGATCTCGCGCGGCGTCGACGTGATCGTGATCGTGCCGTTCAACTCGAAGACGCTCGGCAACGTCGTCGCCGAAGCGAGGAAGGCCGGCATCAAGGTCGTGTCGTACGACCGGCTGATCCTCGACGCCGATGTCGACGCGTATATCTCGTTCGACAACGAGAAGGTCGGCGAGCTGCAGGCGCAGGGCGTCTACGATGCGAAGCCGAAGGGCAACTACTTCCTGCTCGGCGGCGCACCGACGGACAACAACGCGAAGATGCTGCGCGAAGGACAACTGAAGGTGCTGAAGCCGGCGATCGATCGCGGCGACATCAAGGTCGTCGGCCAGCAGTGGGTGCCCGAATGGAGCGCGTCGACCGCGCTGCGGATCACCGAGGATGCGCTGACCGCGAACAACAACCGGATCGATGCGATCGTCGCGTCGAACGACGGCACGGCCGGCGGCGCGATCCAGGCGCTCGCCGCGCAGCATCTGGCCGGCAAGGTGCCGGTGTCCGGGCAGGACGCGGACCTCGCGGCGGTCAAGCGCGTGATCGCCGGCACGCAGACGATGACCGTCTACAAGCCGCTCAAGCTGATCGCGAGCGAAGCCGCCAAGCTTGCCGTGGATCTCGCGAAGGGCGCGAAGCCCGCGTTCAACGCGCAATACGACAACGGCAGGAAGAAGGTCGACACGGTGCTGCTGCAGCCGACGCTGCTGACCAAGCGCAACGTCGACGTCGTCGTGAAGGACGGCTTCTATACCCAGGCGCAGCTGGCGAGCCAGTAA
- the xylG gene encoding D-xylose ABC transporter ATP-binding protein — MTEPLLTMRGIVKTFDGVKALDGIDLTVRPGECVGLCGENGAGKSTLMKVLSGVYPHGTWDGDIRWEGAPLAASGVRDTERAGIVIIHQELMLVPELSVAENIFLGNEITLPGGRMHFAAMVRRAEELLRELRIDSINVAQPVMNYGGGHQQLIEIAKALNKDAKLLILDEPSSSLSAAETRILLDIVRDLKRRGVACVYISHKLDEVAAVCDTVTVIRDGRHVATEPMRALTTDRIIAMMVGREIRDLYPREPHEIGEVVLEARNVTCRDVTNARRKRVDDVSFSVRRGEILGVAGLVGAGRTELMQAIFGAYPGACTATVLMNGRVLSIRSPADAIRAGIAMVPEDRKRHGIVPQLGVGHNITLAVLRRFAARGRIDAAAELDAIRTEMQRLSVRAAHPFLPIASLSGGNQQKAVLAKMLLAEPQVLILDEPTRGVDVGAKVEIYRLIFALAQRGVALVVVSSELPEVLGLADRVLVIGEGELRGDFVNDGLTQEQILGAALKPARLSTEPTAMSAT; from the coding sequence ATGACGGAACCCTTGCTGACGATGCGCGGCATCGTCAAGACATTCGACGGCGTGAAAGCGCTCGACGGCATCGACCTCACCGTGCGGCCCGGCGAATGCGTCGGGCTGTGCGGCGAGAACGGCGCGGGCAAGTCGACGCTGATGAAAGTGCTGTCGGGTGTCTATCCGCACGGCACGTGGGACGGTGACATCCGCTGGGAAGGCGCGCCGCTCGCGGCATCCGGCGTGCGCGACACGGAGCGGGCGGGCATCGTGATCATCCACCAGGAGCTGATGCTCGTGCCCGAGCTGTCGGTGGCCGAGAACATCTTCCTCGGCAACGAGATCACGCTGCCGGGCGGGCGCATGCACTTCGCCGCGATGGTCCGGCGCGCCGAGGAACTGCTGCGCGAATTGCGGATCGACTCGATCAACGTCGCGCAGCCGGTCATGAACTACGGCGGCGGCCACCAGCAGTTGATCGAGATCGCGAAGGCGTTGAACAAGGACGCGAAGCTGCTGATCCTCGACGAACCGTCGTCGTCGCTGAGCGCCGCCGAAACGCGCATCCTGCTCGACATCGTGCGCGACCTGAAGCGGCGCGGCGTCGCGTGCGTGTACATCTCGCACAAGCTCGACGAAGTCGCGGCCGTCTGCGATACGGTCACCGTGATCCGCGACGGCCGTCATGTCGCGACCGAGCCGATGCGCGCGCTGACCACCGACCGGATCATCGCGATGATGGTCGGCCGCGAGATTCGCGACCTGTATCCGCGCGAGCCGCACGAGATCGGCGAGGTCGTGCTGGAAGCGCGCAACGTGACCTGTCGCGACGTGACGAACGCGCGCCGCAAGCGGGTCGACGACGTGTCGTTCAGCGTGCGGCGCGGCGAGATCCTCGGCGTGGCCGGGCTCGTGGGCGCGGGCCGCACCGAGCTGATGCAGGCGATCTTCGGCGCGTATCCGGGCGCGTGCACGGCGACCGTGCTGATGAACGGCCGGGTGCTGTCGATCCGCTCGCCGGCCGACGCGATCCGCGCCGGGATCGCGATGGTGCCCGAGGACCGCAAGCGCCACGGCATCGTGCCGCAGCTCGGCGTGGGCCACAACATCACGCTGGCGGTGCTGCGGCGTTTCGCGGCGCGCGGGCGGATCGACGCGGCCGCGGAACTCGATGCGATCCGCACCGAGATGCAGCGGCTGTCGGTGCGCGCCGCGCATCCGTTCCTGCCGATCGCGAGCCTGTCCGGCGGCAACCAGCAGAAGGCGGTGCTCGCCAAGATGCTGCTGGCCGAGCCGCAGGTGCTGATCCTCGACGAGCCGACGCGCGGCGTCGACGTGGGCGCGAAGGTGGAGATCTACCGGCTGATCTTCGCGCTGGCGCAGCGCGGCGTCGCGCTGGTCGTCGTGTCGTCGGAGCTGCCCGAGGTGCTCGGGCTGGCCGATCGCGTGCTGGTGATCGGCGAAGGCGAGCTGCGCGGCGATTTCGTCAACGACGGCCTCACGCAGGAACAGATACTCGGCGCCGCGCTGAAGCCCGCGCGGCTGTCCACCGAACCCACCGCAATGAGCGCGACATGA
- a CDS encoding sugar ABC transporter permease — protein MNSELSSSTPATPDADAQRSAGRTARLPLRQIFARYKLLALLLAVVVIWTFFSVLTDGAFVTPRNVSNLLRQMSITGMLACGMVFVIIAGEIDLSVGSLLGLLGGVAAILDVNRHWPVAATIPAVLALGVVIGLFNGWWSTYRRVPSFIVGLGGMLAFRGILLGVTGGSTIAPVSDGFVFIGQGYLPRLVGDGLAILLFGLVLLLVVRQRATRRRYRLAVAPRWQDVAKIVGAGAVLFAFVATLDRYGGIPVPVLLLLVLLGVFSWIATQTVFGRRIYAVGSNLEATRLSGVDTDRVKLAIFALMGLMCAFAGLVNTARLAAGSPSAGTMGELDAIAACFIGGTSMRGGSGTVYGALIGALVMASLDNGMSMLDVDAYWQMIVKGAVLVLAVWIDVVSRSNRR, from the coding sequence ATGAATTCCGAACTTTCTTCCTCGACCCCGGCGACGCCGGATGCCGACGCGCAGCGTTCCGCCGGCCGCACGGCGCGGCTGCCGCTTCGCCAGATCTTCGCGCGCTACAAGCTGCTCGCGCTGCTGCTGGCGGTCGTCGTGATCTGGACGTTCTTCTCGGTGCTGACGGACGGCGCGTTCGTCACACCGCGCAACGTATCGAACCTGCTGCGGCAGATGTCGATCACCGGCATGCTCGCGTGCGGGATGGTGTTCGTCATCATCGCGGGCGAGATCGACCTGTCGGTCGGCTCGCTGCTCGGGCTGCTCGGCGGTGTTGCCGCGATCCTCGACGTCAACCGCCACTGGCCGGTCGCGGCGACGATCCCGGCCGTGCTCGCGCTCGGTGTGGTGATCGGGCTCTTCAACGGCTGGTGGTCGACCTATCGGCGCGTGCCGTCGTTCATCGTCGGGCTGGGCGGGATGCTCGCGTTTCGCGGGATCCTGCTCGGCGTGACGGGCGGCTCGACGATCGCGCCGGTGTCGGACGGCTTCGTGTTCATCGGGCAGGGCTATCTGCCGCGCCTGGTGGGGGACGGCCTCGCGATCCTGCTGTTCGGGCTCGTGTTGCTGCTGGTGGTGCGGCAGCGCGCGACGCGGCGGCGCTACCGGCTCGCGGTCGCACCGCGCTGGCAGGACGTCGCGAAGATCGTCGGCGCCGGCGCCGTGCTGTTCGCGTTCGTCGCGACGCTCGACCGCTACGGCGGTATTCCGGTGCCGGTGCTGCTGCTGCTCGTGCTGCTTGGCGTGTTCTCGTGGATCGCGACGCAGACCGTGTTCGGCCGGCGCATCTACGCCGTCGGCTCGAACCTGGAGGCGACGCGGCTGTCGGGCGTCGATACCGACCGCGTGAAGCTCGCGATCTTCGCGCTGATGGGGCTGATGTGTGCGTTTGCCGGCCTGGTGAACACGGCGCGGCTGGCGGCGGGGTCGCCGTCCGCCGGCACGATGGGCGAACTCGATGCGATCGCCGCGTGCTTCATCGGCGGCACGTCGATGCGCGGCGGGTCGGGCACCGTCTACGGCGCGCTGATCGGCGCGCTCGTGATGGCGAGCCTCGACAACGGCATGTCGATGCTGGACGTCGACGCGTACTGGCAGATGATCGTCAAGGGCGCCGTGCTGGTGCTGGCGGTGTGGATCGACGTGGTGTCGCGGTCGAACCGGCGGTGA
- a CDS encoding sensor histidine kinase, which produces MKRPSFSTQLVMLWALVAALCATLVAVVWITASSAESQQVASAKAAGASACEAVASRYSASSASPGAGPAPELMHAILDIVLSRAPDMEGGFWMPGAAPAASGFLAYSFPTYQGSGVKHDVPEAETPLILRTLRAAAATRAATANVVEGAQDAVVAAACPVRGGSGLYVWMLTRARPPLGRHGELLATGLAAVLAVILAIAAALAVALRRWKRNLARIESGLGPDGREHHLPYVGEPDLDRVIDAFNERARRADRLQQQADELRTRLAQAERFGMLGKLAAQVAHEIRNPMGAMRLKAENALAGDGRRQQDALRVILAQIERIDAQLSSLLALTQPVRPQATRVDVDAWLAQVVDAHRELAQRQAIDLTLSPAGQGERLAWPSDRPAFDPDQMRRALDNLLLNALHHAGDGGAVTLAAERRTFAGRDWLCLTVSDSGPGVPAAQRERIFEPFVTGRAEGTGLGLAVVREVAAAHGGHARLDGGAAFVIEIPWQTSS; this is translated from the coding sequence ATGAAGCGTCCGTCGTTTTCCACCCAACTCGTCATGCTCTGGGCACTCGTCGCGGCGCTGTGCGCGACGCTGGTCGCGGTCGTCTGGATCACGGCGAGTTCCGCCGAGAGTCAGCAGGTCGCGAGCGCAAAGGCCGCCGGCGCGTCGGCCTGCGAAGCGGTCGCGTCGCGTTACAGCGCGTCTTCCGCGTCGCCGGGCGCCGGGCCCGCCCCGGAGCTGATGCATGCGATCCTCGACATCGTGCTCTCCCGTGCCCCCGACATGGAAGGCGGGTTCTGGATGCCCGGCGCCGCCCCCGCGGCAAGCGGCTTTCTCGCGTATTCCTTTCCCACCTACCAGGGCAGCGGCGTCAAACACGACGTACCGGAAGCGGAAACGCCGCTGATCCTTCGCACGCTGCGCGCCGCGGCCGCGACGCGTGCCGCGACCGCGAACGTCGTCGAAGGCGCGCAGGATGCCGTGGTCGCGGCGGCCTGCCCGGTACGCGGCGGATCGGGGCTGTACGTGTGGATGCTGACGCGTGCGCGCCCGCCGCTGGGCCGGCACGGCGAGTTGCTGGCCACGGGCCTCGCGGCCGTCCTCGCCGTGATCCTGGCGATCGCGGCGGCGCTGGCCGTGGCGCTGCGCCGATGGAAGCGCAACCTCGCGCGGATCGAGAGCGGGCTGGGGCCCGACGGTCGCGAGCATCATCTGCCGTACGTCGGCGAGCCCGATCTCGACCGCGTCATCGATGCGTTCAACGAGCGGGCGCGGCGCGCGGATCGGCTGCAGCAGCAGGCCGACGAACTGCGCACGCGCCTCGCGCAGGCCGAACGCTTCGGCATGCTGGGCAAGCTGGCCGCGCAGGTCGCGCACGAGATTCGCAATCCGATGGGCGCGATGCGGCTGAAGGCGGAAAACGCGCTGGCCGGCGATGGCCGGCGGCAGCAGGACGCGCTGCGCGTGATCCTCGCGCAGATCGAGCGCATCGATGCGCAATTGTCGAGCCTGCTCGCGCTGACGCAGCCGGTGCGCCCCCAAGCGACCCGGGTCGACGTCGACGCGTGGCTCGCGCAGGTCGTCGACGCGCACCGCGAGCTGGCGCAGCGGCAAGCGATCGACCTGACGCTGTCGCCCGCGGGGCAGGGCGAACGGCTGGCATGGCCGTCGGATCGTCCTGCTTTCGATCCCGACCAGATGCGGCGGGCGCTCGACAACCTGCTGCTCAACGCGCTGCACCACGCGGGCGACGGCGGTGCGGTCACGCTCGCCGCCGAGCGGCGCACCTTCGCCGGGCGCGACTGGCTGTGCCTCACCGTGTCGGACAGCGGCCCCGGCGTGCCGGCCGCGCAGCGCGAGCGGATTTTCGAGCCGTTCGTGACGGGCCGCGCGGAGGGCACGGGCCTTGGTCTGGCCGTCGTCCGCGAAGTGGCGGCGGCGCACGGCGGGCACGCGCGCCTCGACGGGGGCGCCGCATTCGTGATTGAAATTCCATGGCAAACATCCTCATAG
- a CDS encoding sigma-54-dependent transcriptional regulator: MANILIVDDDAAFRDSLAETLADLGHRAVEAASGRAALSALRDGDGVECIFLDFRLPDLDGLAVLAQLRDAPALAAIPVVMLTAHATSDNTIEAMRLGAFDHLTKPIGRRDIAQLLERIVSANQPPVRAPGDSDFAGEPSADRPRLLGVSAAMRDVQKQVGRAAMSDATVLLTGETGTGKEVAARVLHAASARHAGPFVAVNCAAIPADLLESELFGHRRGAFTGAHADRAGRLVEADGGTLFLDEIGDMPAAMQAKLLRALQERQVMPLGADRATAIDIRVVAATHRDLVAAVADGTFREDLFYRLNVIPLHLPPLAERVADILPLAAHFLCNAAGMRALHLTNDAQRALLDHRWPGNVRELRNVMERAAALAPGPAIGAADLGLAAVPAREPHADAVPAHLLDMPLPDALATVERAAILRALERANGNRAEAARLLGIGRQSLYARMANLGIERDD; the protein is encoded by the coding sequence ATGGCAAACATCCTCATAGTCGACGACGACGCGGCCTTTCGCGACAGCCTCGCGGAAACGCTCGCCGATCTCGGTCATCGGGCCGTCGAGGCGGCCTCCGGCCGCGCCGCGCTCAGCGCGCTGCGCGATGGCGATGGCGTCGAATGCATCTTTCTGGATTTCCGCCTGCCGGATCTGGACGGGCTGGCCGTGCTCGCGCAACTGCGCGACGCTCCCGCGCTGGCCGCGATTCCGGTCGTCATGCTGACGGCCCATGCGACCAGCGACAACACGATCGAAGCGATGCGGCTCGGCGCGTTCGATCACCTGACGAAGCCGATCGGGCGTCGCGACATCGCGCAACTGCTCGAACGCATCGTGTCGGCGAATCAGCCGCCCGTGCGCGCGCCGGGCGACAGCGATTTCGCGGGCGAGCCGTCGGCGGACCGACCGCGGCTGCTGGGCGTGAGCGCCGCGATGCGCGACGTGCAGAAGCAGGTCGGCCGCGCCGCGATGAGCGACGCGACCGTGCTCCTGACCGGCGAGACGGGCACGGGCAAGGAGGTGGCCGCCCGCGTGCTGCATGCGGCATCGGCCCGGCATGCGGGGCCGTTCGTCGCCGTCAACTGCGCGGCTATCCCGGCCGACCTGCTCGAAAGCGAGTTGTTCGGGCATCGTCGCGGTGCGTTCACGGGCGCGCATGCCGATCGCGCGGGGCGGCTCGTCGAGGCCGACGGCGGCACGCTCTTTCTCGACGAGATCGGCGACATGCCCGCCGCGATGCAGGCGAAGCTGCTGCGCGCGCTGCAGGAGCGCCAGGTGATGCCGCTCGGCGCGGATCGCGCCACGGCGATCGACATTCGCGTCGTGGCCGCGACGCACCGCGACCTCGTCGCGGCCGTCGCGGACGGCACGTTCCGCGAAGACCTCTTCTATCGGCTGAACGTCATTCCGCTGCACCTGCCGCCGCTCGCGGAGCGTGTGGCCGACATCCTTCCGCTCGCCGCGCATTTCCTGTGCAACGCGGCAGGCATGCGCGCGCTGCATCTGACGAACGACGCCCAGCGCGCGCTGCTCGATCACCGCTGGCCGGGCAACGTGCGCGAACTGCGTAACGTGATGGAGCGGGCGGCCGCGCTCGCCCCCGGGCCGGCCATTGGCGCGGCCGATCTCGGCCTGGCCGCCGTGCCGGCGCGCGAGCCGCACGCCGATGCGGTGCCGGCGCACCTGCTCGACATGCCGCTGCCCGATGCACTGGCGACGGTCGAGCGCGCGGCGATTCTGCGCGCGCTCGAACGCGCGAACGGCAACCGCGCGGAAGCCGCGAGGCTGCTCGGGATCGGCCGCCAGTCGCTCTATGCGCGCATGGCGAATCTCGGGATCGAGCGCGACGACTAG
- a CDS encoding MFS transporter, translating to MRAARALEALNFFLADVQAGIGPFIGVILLSRGWGADAIGSVMTLAGLAAMAATPLAGALVDTVRAKRALIVVATAVTALASLAMRFVHGYPAVAASQVVAAVSGAVLAPAAAGVTLGIVRRQGFDRQFGRNQMANHAGNVAGAALAGWLGWHVGFDAVFALVGVFTVLAIVSALAIPGHSIDHASARGLDPAGAAPGMDAAHPHASDAASASASTSPSRVGGLRTLADNRPLVLLGASLALFHLGNAAMLPLYGMGVVVTHRSNASAFTAQTIVIAQCVMIAAAWLAPRLIRAHGYWRVLLFSYLVLPVRGLVAAAWLSEAGVWPVQVLDGIGAGLQSVVVPALVVHLLHGSGRVNAGQGAVATAQGIGAALSPVLGGVLAQHFGYPAAFVVLGAVSTGSLALWLGHARSLGRVCGKPADLSATSS from the coding sequence ATGAGAGCGGCGCGCGCGCTCGAAGCGCTCAACTTCTTCCTCGCCGACGTGCAGGCCGGCATCGGCCCGTTCATCGGCGTCATCCTGCTGTCGCGCGGCTGGGGCGCCGATGCGATCGGCTCGGTCATGACGCTGGCCGGACTCGCCGCGATGGCCGCAACGCCGTTGGCCGGCGCGCTCGTCGATACGGTGCGCGCGAAGCGGGCGCTGATCGTCGTGGCGACCGCGGTGACGGCGCTGGCGTCGCTGGCGATGAGGTTCGTCCACGGCTATCCGGCGGTGGCGGCGTCGCAGGTCGTGGCGGCGGTCAGCGGCGCGGTGCTGGCGCCGGCCGCCGCGGGCGTGACGCTCGGCATCGTGCGCCGGCAAGGTTTCGACCGGCAGTTCGGGCGCAACCAGATGGCGAACCACGCCGGCAACGTCGCCGGTGCGGCGCTCGCCGGGTGGCTCGGCTGGCATGTCGGATTCGACGCGGTGTTCGCGCTGGTCGGCGTGTTCACGGTCCTCGCCATTGTGAGCGCGCTGGCGATTCCCGGGCACTCGATTGATCACGCGTCCGCACGCGGTCTCGATCCCGCCGGTGCCGCACCGGGAATGGATGCTGCGCATCCGCATGCGTCGGATGCGGCGTCGGCATCGGCATCGACATCGCCATCGCGCGTCGGCGGCCTGCGCACGCTCGCCGACAACCGGCCGCTGGTGCTGCTCGGCGCGTCGCTCGCGCTGTTTCATCTCGGCAACGCGGCGATGCTGCCGCTCTACGGGATGGGCGTCGTCGTCACGCATCGCAGCAACGCGAGCGCGTTCACCGCCCAGACGATCGTCATCGCGCAGTGCGTGATGATCGCGGCGGCGTGGCTCGCGCCCCGGCTGATTCGCGCGCACGGTTACTGGCGGGTGCTGCTGTTCTCGTACCTCGTGCTGCCGGTGCGCGGGCTGGTCGCCGCGGCGTGGCTGAGCGAAGCGGGCGTGTGGCCGGTGCAGGTGCTCGACGGCATCGGCGCCGGCCTGCAAAGCGTGGTCGTGCCCGCGCTCGTCGTTCACCTGCTGCATGGCTCCGGCCGCGTGAATGCCGGGCAGGGCGCCGTCGCGACCGCGCAGGGCATCGGCGCGGCGCTCAGTCCCGTGCTGGGCGGCGTGCTCGCGCAGCACTTCGGCTATCCGGCCGCGTTCGTCGTACTGGGCGCCGTGTCGACGGGCTCGCTCGCGCTGTGGCTCGGTCATGCGCGCTCGCTGGGCCGCGTGTGCGGCAAGCCCGCCGATCTATCGGCGACATCGTCGTGA